The following coding sequences lie in one Physeter macrocephalus isolate SW-GA unplaced genomic scaffold, ASM283717v5 random_79, whole genome shotgun sequence genomic window:
- the NUP62 gene encoding nuclear pore glycoprotein p62 encodes MSGFNFGGTGAPTGGFTFGAAKTATTTPATGFSFSTSGTGGFNFGTPSQPAASTPSTSLFSLTTQAPATQTPGFSFGTTTPTAGATGFSLGINSPKLNLSGAAATPATTQPGGFGLGGSTLTNAISSAVTSAQGTAPTGFVFGSTATSAAPSTTPGGFSFTGGSTSQTGTSGFNIGSMGSSAQPTALTGLPFTPATPAATGAGATQPAASAPAAATTSAGPSLFASLATATTSSAATGLSLCAPATTAGTPGVGTLGFSLKAPGAASTTSTATTTTTTTATTGFSLNIKPLAPAGIPSNTAASGTAPAGPSAATGVSASPAMTYAQLESLINKWSLELEDQERHFLQQATQVNAWDRTLIENGEKITTLHREVEKVKLDQKRLDQELDFILSQQKELEDLLSPLEESVKEQSGTVYLQHADEEREKTYKLAENIDAQLKRMAQDLKDIIEHLNTSGGPADTSDPLQQICKILNAHMDSLQWIDQNSALLQRKVEEVTKVCEGRRKEQERSFRITFD; translated from the coding sequence ATGAGCGGGTTTAATTTTGGAGGCACTGGGGCCCCCACAGGCGGGTTCACCTTTGGCGCCGCAAAGACAGCAACAACCACGCCTGCTACGGGGTTTTCTTTCTCCACGTCTGGCACCGGCGGGTTTAATTTtgggactccctcccagccagctgcGAGCACCCCTTCGACCAGCCTGTTCTCACTCACCACCCAGGCTCCGGCGACACAGACCCCAGGATTCAGTTTTGGAACCACAACTCCTACAGCAGGAGCAACCGGATTTTCCTTAGGGATCAACAGCCCAAAGCTAAACTTGAGCGGCGCAGCTGCCACCCCGGCCACGACGCAGCCCGGTGGCTTTGGGCTCGGCGGCAGCACCCTCACCAATGCCATCTCGAGCGCCGTCACGTCAGCCCAGGGCACGGCGCCCACCGGCTTTGTGTTTGGCTCTACCGCCACGTCTGCTGCTCCGTCCACCACACCTGGGGGCTTCTCGTTCACGGGTGGAAGCACGTCCCAGACTGGGACCTCCGGCTTCAACATTGGCTCCATGGGGAGTTCGGCCCAGCCCACGGCCCTCACCGGGCTGCCCTTCACGCCGGCCACGCCAGCGGCCACTGGAGCGGGGGCCACACAGCCAGCTGCTTCCGCACCCGCCGCCGCTACCACCAGTGCCGGGCCCTCGCTCTTTGCCTCTCTTGCAACCGCTACAACCTCGTCGGCTGCCACCGGGCTCTCCCTTTGTGCCCCAGCCACCACGGCGGGAACGCCCGGAGTGGGGACGTTGGGCTTCAGCCTGAAGGCCCCTGGAGCAGCTTCCACCACCTCCACGGCGAcgactaccaccaccaccactgccaccaccggCTTCTCCTTGAATATAAAACCACTGGCTCCAGCTGGAATCCCCAGCAACACAGCGGCCTCTGGGACCGCCCCAGCTGGCCCCAGTGCAGCCACCGGGGTGTCCGCCAGCCCCGCGATGACCTACGCCCAGCTGGAGAGTCTGATCAACAAGTGGAGCCTGGAGCTGGAGGACCAGGAACGGCACTTCTTACAGCAGGCCACGCAGGTCAACGCCTGGGACCGCACGCTGATCGAGAACGGGGAGAAGATCACCACCCTCCACCGCGAGGTCGAGAAGGTGAAGCTGGACCAGAAGAGGCTGGACCAGGAGCTCGACTTCATCCTATCTCAGCAGAAGGAGCTGGAGGACCTGCTGAGCCCGCTGGAGGAGTCGGTCAAGGAGCAGAGTGGGACGGTGTACCTGCAGCACGCCGACGAGGAGCGAGAGAAGACCTACAAGCTGGCCGAGAACATCGACGCACAGCTGAAGCGCATGGCCCAGGACCTCAAGGACATCATCGAGCATCTGAACACGTCAGGGGGCCCCGCCGACACCAGCGACCCGCTGCAGCAGATCTGCAAGATCCTCAACGCGCACATGGACTCGCTGCAGTGGATCGACCAGAACTCGGCCCTGCTGCAGAGGAAGGTGGAGGAGGTGACCAAGGTGTGCGAGGGCCGCCGCAAGGAGCAGGAGCGCAGCTTCCGCATCACCTTCGACTGA